The Aureibacter tunicatorum genome segment GGCATTTTGGCTTTTCCAAACATTTCGTAAATATTGATAGCGGTTGAATCACCTGATTCGATTAGTTTTTGGGAGTTGGATATCATTTGGTAAAGCCATTTTCTGTCTCTTCTTTCAGTAATTTTTAGAAGGGCTGGACCTACCACTTGTTCGTTTATCTCATGGCATATTACGCAGTTATTTTCAAAAAGGCTTTTCCCGGTTAGGTTAAGTCTTACTCCTTTTTTTCTTCTAGATAAATTATCTTCTGCTGTTACTCCACAAAATAGCCTAACTTCCTCAGTATTGGCAGCTTTTATATTATCAATAAGATTTAATTCGGCAATTATAATGGCTAGTATACCAATTATACTTATCAAGATAAGATTTGCTATTTTTGAAAAATCATTCATAATAATCTAGATATTCTATTAAAGAGTCTAATTCTGCCGTATTAAAGTCAAAAGAAGGCATTTCCGTCTTGCCAAATCTTTCATAAAGCTTTACAGCAGAAGTATCTCCCGATTGGATTAGCTTTTGAGAGTTTGTGATCATGTGATACAGCCACTTTTTTTCTCTTCTTTTTGTAACATTAAGTAGGAGTGGACCAACTACTTGCTCATGAATTGAATGGCAAACGGTACAGTTATTTTCAAATAATAATTTTCCTGTATTGTTCAGTATTGCTCCTTCTTTGATCTTATAATTGTTTTCTAAACCAGAAGGATAATCATCACTTGTTACTCCACAATAAAATCTATTTTCTTGGGAAGGTATTATTAAGGATAAAGACGAATAGCTAACGCCTACCAATGCAATAATAATGATGGCTAGCAGAATAGTAATTTTCGAGATTTCATTCATAGTATTTCAAATGGATAAGTCTAAATATTCTATTAGCGAATTCATTTCTTCTTTTGTGAAATCAAAAGCAGGCATTTCTGTCTTGCCATATTTTGTATATAGTTTTACAGCTGCAGTATCTCCGGATTTGATAAGTTTTTGAGAGTTTGAGATCATCTGAATTATCCATTTCTTTTCACGCCGTGTTGTAATATTTTTGAGGGCAGGTCCGACTACTTGTTCATGTATAGAATGGCAGACCGAGCAGTTATTTTCAAAAATTTCAATCCCTGCTTTAACATGTTCCAATTTTTGACGATTAATGGATATTTGTATGCAGGTCCCGCATACAAATACAGGAGGTTTTGGCTGATTATTTTCTATGTCGATCTCTTTTAAAAGCTTTACTTCAGCTAGCATAACGCTTATCAAGCCAAAAAATATAAATATTAAAAGTGTTGAGATTTTTGATAAGTCATTCATAGAGCTGAGCTTAATACTGCAAATGTTGTTTTATAAAAATAAGGAAATTGTTAGTTAGAAAAATTATTTATTAATAAAAAAGTCCCCGCTTTTCAGCGGAGACTTTGAGTTTAGGCGATTCATATTATAGTTCAATTCCTAATTTGAATCCAGTTTGAAATTTTTCATTTTTGCTGTAAGCATTTACCCAAAAGAGTTTTAAACTCTCAAGAAAGTCAACGCCAGTGCTTAGTTCTGTATGGTGATGCTTGCCAAAAGTGTTAAAGTGGTCGATAGCGACTATTACATTTCCTGGTATTTTTCTTAATACAGGGATTTTATTGAGAATAAATCCGCCGAAATTATGCTCGGCATGGATTTCATAAAAATCGTTTGTTGTGCTGTATTTATAATAATTCAGCATCTTGAACTTCGCGCTTAGAATCTTGCCATTAAAACCTTTGTTGTCATATCTTGATTCCAAAAAGAATGTCTCATTGCCATTGAAGTGCTTATAATCCATGAAGCTTACTTTATTGTCATTGATAAAAGTTCCATAAGTTGCGCTCCAGTGAAAGTCTCCCAACATTCCCAAGGAAATATTGTCTTGTATCGCAAGTCCAAGGTAGTCAAAGTCAGTTTGGTCTCCATTTATGTTTATACCTTTTTTGTATTGGACAAATAGCTCCGGGTATTTAGATTGCATATGCATTCTGTAACTTGGATATGTATAGTATTTTTGTTTGATTCTAAAACGCAGATAAATGTCCAATATAGCGGCTTGATGCGCTTCAAAAGCATCTGAATCTGAAGCTGGGTCCAAAGGGTTGTTGGATGTGTAAGCGTTGGTTGGATGGCCATTTTCATCATATTTGGTTTTTTTCCATGAGAAATCGGTCGTATTCTT includes the following:
- a CDS encoding c-type cytochrome, yielding MNDFSKIANLILISIIGILAIIIAELNLIDNIKAANTEEVRLFCGVTAEDNLSRRKKGVRLNLTGKSLFENNCVICHEINEQVVGPALLKITERRDRKWLYQMISNSQKLIESGDSTAINIYEMFGKAKMPPFDFTTSELDSIIDYIDCYY
- a CDS encoding cytochrome c, which translates into the protein MNEISKITILLAIIIIALVGVSYSSLSLIIPSQENRFYCGVTSDDYPSGLENNYKIKEGAILNNTGKLLFENNCTVCHSIHEQVVGPLLLNVTKRREKKWLYHMITNSQKLIQSGDTSAVKLYERFGKTEMPSFDFNTAELDSLIEYLDYYE
- a CDS encoding cytochrome c codes for the protein MNDLSKISTLLIFIFFGLISVMLAEVKLLKEIDIENNQPKPPVFVCGTCIQISINRQKLEHVKAGIEIFENNCSVCHSIHEQVVGPALKNITTRREKKWIIQMISNSQKLIKSGDTAAVKLYTKYGKTEMPAFDFTKEEMNSLIEYLDLSI